The proteins below are encoded in one region of Triticum aestivum cultivar Chinese Spring chromosome 1B, IWGSC CS RefSeq v2.1, whole genome shotgun sequence:
- the LOC123092442 gene encoding hexokinase-10 encodes MGGAGWLRVAAAAGCAAVTCALATAMVAQRVVAWRRWLRAMAVLRDVEESFATPTERLERVVNSLAVEMFAGLASEDASKVRMLHTCVDLLPDGSEEGIYYAVDIGGTGFRFLKVELGAGSTIINQKIEHQPVKKELMEGTSEDFFNSIASTLKNFIEREGDEGRALGFTFSFPMRQFSIASGSLIRWTKEFSIEEAIGQDVAQCLNEALERNGLNLKVNALMNNTVGTLAMGHYYDEDTIAAVIIGAGTNACYIERNEAITKCQRLLTNSGQTVVNVEWGSFRPPQIPLTPYDICFYNETPNYYDQGFEKMISGVYLGEIARLVFHKMAQESDVFGTDVDGLAIPFILSTPCLSAIREDDSLDLKEVGRILEEHLKIHNVPLKTRRLVQRVCDIITQRAARLAAAGIVAILQKLGRDGTLCGTTRVRSIAGVPKRSVIAIEGGLYQEYSLFREYLNEAVLEILGEEIAATVVLKVVEEGSGVGAALIAAAYSSTRKNSI; translated from the exons ATGGGGGGAGCGGGGTGGCTCCGGGTGGCCGCGGCGGCTGGCTGCGCGGCGGTGACGTGCGCATTAGCGACGGCGATGGTGGCGCAGAGGGTGGTGGCCTGGAGGCGCTGGCTCCGGGCCATGGCGGTGCTGCGTGACGTAGAGGAGAGCTTCGCCACGCCCACGGAGCGGCTGGAGCGGGTCGTCAACTCCCTGGCTGTCGAGATGTTCGCTGGGCTCGCGTCCGAGGACGCCAGCAAGGTCCGGATGCTGCACACCTGCGTCGACTTGCTCCCGGATGG GAGTGAAGAAGGCATATATTACGCCGTTGATATTGGAGGAACGGGCTTTAGGTTCTTGAAAGTGGAACTTGGTGCAGGGTCCACAATCATTAATCAAAAGATCGAGCATCAACCGGTCAAAAAAGAATTGATGGAAGGCACAAGCGAG GATTTTTTCAATTCCATTGCCTCGACACTAAAGAATTTCATTGAAAGAGAGGGGGACGAAGGAAGGGCActtggttttacattttcttttCCAATGAGACAATTTTCCATAGCCTCTGGGTCCTTAATACGGTGGACTAAAGAATTTTCAATTGAAGAGGCT ATTGGGCAAGATGTTGCTCAGTGCTTAAACGAAGCACTTGAAAGGAATGGACTAAATTTGAAGGTCAATGCATTG ATGAATAATACCGTGGGCACACTAGCTATGGGGCATTATTATGATGAGGATACAATAGCTGCGGTGATTATTGGAGCTGGCACCAATGCTTGCTATATTGAACGTAATGAGGCAATCACAAAATGCCAGCGCCTTCTTACTAACTCCGGACAAACG GTTGTAAATGTGGAATGGGGGAGCTTCCGTCCTCCGCAAATACCATTAACTCCTTATGACATATGCTTCTATAATGAGACACCAAATTACTATGACCAG GGTTTTGAGAAAATGATATCGGGTGTGTATCTTGGGGAGATTGCAAGACTGGTGTTCCATAAAATGGCTCAAGAATCGGATGTATTTGGTACTGATGTTGATGGTTTAGCTATCCCTTTCATCTTAAG CACTCCATGTCTATCTGCTATCCGTGAGGATGATTCTCTTGACTTGAAGGAAGTCGGAAGAATACTGGAAGAACATCTGAAG ATACACAATGTTCCTCTGAAGACTCGCAGACTGGTGCAGAGAGTGTGCGACATCATCACCCAAAGAGCCGCACGCCTAGCGGCAGCTGGAATTGTTGCAATACTACAAAAACTTGGTCGTGATGGAACGCTTTGTGGCACCACCAGAGTCCGAAGTATAGCGGGTGTACCAAAGAGATCAGTCATTGCAATCGAGGGCGGCCTCTACCAAGAATATTCATTATTCAGAGAATATCTGAATGAAGCCGTATTGGAGATCCTTGGGGAGGAGATCGCAGCCACTGTCGTTCTTAAAGTGGTGGAGGAGGGTTCCGGGGTGGGGGCTGCTCTCATCGCAGCAGCATATTCGTCGACTAGAAAGAACTCCATATAA